In the genome of Carettochelys insculpta isolate YL-2023 chromosome 17, ASM3395843v1, whole genome shotgun sequence, the window accctccgcACACACGTGCGTGCATGCACACCTCTCCACACACACCTCCTGAAGCCAGGAAGGCAGCCACTAACgccctgcaggctctggggaaTGGAGGGGTAAGGGGAGCGCCAGGACAGTGTGGCGTGGGAGTTGGGGTCTACACCCCAGAGCCGGGCTGGACACAGGAGGGATGAGCCAGGAGGGGCCATAGACCCCACAAGCTCTGCAGCCGGGAGCCTGAGACCAGCTGGGCATGCTGCTGCCCTGCGGAGAGCCCTGTCCTGGCACGGGAATGCGGCTCTCAGtgctggccagagccctgccagctgggcagcaggtCTGCTCATGGGCTGAGAAGCTCCCAAGGACAGCCTGAAGGCgagcctggcaccagccctgggccaCTGCTGCCGCACTTGCTCTGCGAGGGGCATTGTTGTTTAAATAATAGCTTTTTGTCAACCGTGTTGGAGAATAATTGAGTGTAATTATTCCCATTGTAAtggcactggcagcaggcagggaaggaggagcaATAACCGCAGAAATGTCAACCTCTCAGCAGGAAGCACACTGGCTCTCTGGCTCCACGGGGGGCAGCGCCAAGCACCTGGTGGGCCAGTGTGGCAGTCTGAGCCCCCATCTGCACGTGCGTCCGTGCGTGGCACTACCCCGTGcctgtgaatgcaggggagggagcacGTGCACACCAACAGGTGTCTGTGCATGGGAGGAGAGTGGGATGCATGCGTGGGCCTCTGAGGCAGGAGTCAGGCATGGGGGCTGCTGGAAGGGGGGCTGAGCCACCCACTCATCCTCTTCTTGCatgctgagccccacccccacatccctgacAACTTCCTGACTCTCCCCACTTGGTGCATCCCTGTCTCTGCCATGTGCTCAGCCTGTTAAAACCCCTCAGCTGCAGTGAGGCAGGGGAGtctgggagcccaggctgggtgcACAAAGGCTGATCTAGGGGATGGGGCAGTGCACCGTACTGGGGCCAGCTCtgtcccaccactgccccccatggcagccTCGACACCAGAGCTTCTCCCCAAGGGGGTGAGGACCCAGGGGTCCACAAAGCTCTCCCAGGGATACAGCAGCTCCCCAAGGTACCACAGGCTACAGGAAAAGCCCGGCAGTCTGTACCGATACGCCCGTGGGCAGACGGCCCTACAGCGATAGGGCCCTACGTCCCACCCACTGAAATGGACGTACAGCGGTTGCGTTCCAAGCGTGGGTTGCGTGATGACTGGGTAGCACTGAGCGAGTCAGCCCAGCTCAGCAGGAGCGTGCTGCGATGCACCCGGCTTGGGTGCCTGAGTGTGGAAGCAAGTGGGTTTTGTGTGAGAGGAacgagggcaggggtgggcaagatcgAGCCCACGAGCTGGATTGGGCCTGCCTAACAATTGGCTCTGGCCCATGGACTGCAGCTGACCTGTGTTTGAGTTATGCCCTGCCACTGGGGTAGCAGCACGAGCTAGGAGCCACGGGTGCTTTAAAAAGCGGAGGGAAGCCAGGCCGTGCAGCAGTGGCAGGGGCacaggagcaggttcagcggtgGGGTGCGGAaagccagccccaggctcccGGCTGCTCACCAGCCCCCAGGAGCGGCCTCAGGGCTACGAGCAGGGCCCCGGGGCTGTCTGTCTGACCAAACCTGGGGACACAGCAGCACCCCACACCCGGACGTGCCTACGTCACCTTCCAAGATAAGCTTTGGATAAGGGCGTGTTCAGTTAAATGTTATTAAATGTAATTTGCTGTGCAGAGAACAATGGCCTCTCTTTGCAGCGCATGGAGCCGCAATTGCATTAATAAGAAACGTGTGGCCCCTGGCATCTTACCAAAAGTCCTGAAGTGACCCCCCAGCAAAACTCCTGCCCACCCCTGAACTAGGGCAGGCCCAACCAGCCCGCCCCCGACCGGGCACAGGAGGGGCACTGCTCCAGCCCACTCCTTACACGCCCACGAGCGCTCGGCCCCCTCTCACTGCCCgcagcagcactgccctgggCCCGGAGCCGGGGAAAGGAGCGTGGCCCAGGGGCTGGCACTGCCGTGTGCCGGCCGGATGCCAGGCTTGGCCACGTGTGTGCGCGGAGGTaggcagctgctcctcctggccCCTCACAGGCGCTCCTGCTCCGAGATGCGGCTCTCCTTGCCGTCCTCCTGTGCCACGGGCTGGCGGCCCAGCAGGGTCTCCTGCACGGGAAAGTCCTGACGCTCGTCATGCTCCTCGCACCCCTGCTTGGGCGGCGGGACCAGGACCACCTCCACGGGCTCCggcggctgcaggccctgccaggCAGCGGGGAGCTGAGCGGGACGTGGGGGACCACTGCAGCCTTTccgcaggctgctgctgccccctgctgggctgctgtgggatAACAGGGGCCTCCCCTCCACGGGCTCAGGCACCCGCCCCAAGCAGATGCCTGGACACTGCCCCCCAGGGTGGTGCCCCCCGGGCAAGGCTGGGCACAATGCCGCCCTGCGACAAGGGCGTCCCACTCTCCCCCTCCGCCCTCCTCAGCCCTGGCCCGAGTCAGCGCGCAGCAGCAAGACCTCAGGGCCTGGCGCCTCGCCTGTCCCAGCACCCAGGAGCAGGAGTCCTGCTTcaggcccagcccctggctgTCCTTGGCCTTGGCAGCTGCTTTCCTGCCCCAGGGAGTGTGGGCGGTGCAGGGGGACGTACCTTCTGTGTAGATATCCAGCAACCTGCACCGGAGGAGAATGAAAGCCCCAGTCAGTCCAGCACGGACGCCCGGCCCCTGGGTCGGCCCAGCACGGACGCCCGGCCCCTGCGTCGGCCCAGCACGGACGCCCGGCCCCTGCGTCGGCCCAGCACGGACCCCCGGCCCCTGGGTGAGCCGAGCAATCCAGCATGGACACCCCATCCTGGGTCAGCCCAGCACGGACACCCGGACCCGGTGAGCGCAGCACAGACACCTTGGGCTGGGGAGTGACCTGACTGGGCCCAGCATGGCAGTTCCATGCACACCCATTGTGCCCAGGGCTCTACAGGGCAGAGTTGCCAGCctggactgggggcagtgggtcagGCAGGCTCTGCCACGGCAATCTGGCTAAAGGGGCCGTGAGGTTTATCATAAGCAGGACCTCAGCTGTGCTGCCCAAGCCTGGGTGGCTGCAGGCCCCAACTGGCAGCATGATGGGCTCTGCCTTGGAGGACCAGCAGGCTGCTGTGCCCAGGCCCTGTGACTCCTGCCCCTGGCACAGCTggcaccccccacactcacctttCCGACAGCAGATGAGACTGAGCCCCACGAGACACGCAACAGTAATGGCAATGGGgatgagccccagccccagccccagcgggcGGCTGCGCCTGGGCTCTGgtgagagaagagggagacagctgctcagccctctgctcccagcatgactccctctccctcacaccaagcccccagccacacccagccTGGAGTGCCCGATGCCGGAAGGAGGGCCAGGGGCCACGCTCCATCCAAAAGGAGCCTGAGGTCTCAGCAGGGATCAATGCACCAGCAGCGAAATGCAGCCAGCGCTGGGAGGGGGgacctggcagctggctgggagacaGGAAGAAGTGAGATTGTAGCAGCCAGGTGGAGGGAGGCAgaactgccctcccctcccccacagcatggGCTGAACACCCTCCCTCTGGCAGCACGCCCGGCGGCGCGTGAGCCGCAGCAGAGACAGGCCCTTGTTTGTGCACCAGCCATAGGCAGCAGCAGCGCACCTGGCCCTGGGTGGGCATTGGAGCTGGCTGGCATGAGGGTTCCTGTGCCAGAGAGCAGgcaggccccaggcccccagGGCCTGCCCATCCCCCTAGGACCCAGCAGCTCGTGCCGCCGGCGGGCAGAGCCGCACGCTGCTCCGCACTCACCGCAAGTGGCATCCGAGACGTTTGTCCCATTCGCCTtcagcaccagccccagggcctcgcagctgcagagagggcacAGGTGAGCTCAGTGCTGGAGCCAGCGGGCAGCAAGTGCTCGCCACAGTATCGGGCAGCCTGGCACGCGGGCAAGCGCAGCTGCTGTGAGGGGGGCTGTGCACAGCActgcaggggcagagccagagcaggtcACGGGGAACTCAAGGGACTGGGCCCCAATCCCCTCCACAGGGTGCAAAGCCAGAGGGACCCCCGGCTGCAACCACTCCCACGCACAGTAGCCAGGCCAGAGCTGAGCCGGCGCAGtggggagctgcctgcagggaggGGCCCGGCTGGCACCACTGGGCCCTGTCCccacctggggagcagggaaggcaACGTGATGCCCCCACAGgcatctccctgcagccccctgccagccctgggtgtCTGCCACTGACCGGCGCAGGTCCAGCaaacacctgtggctgcagcccTTTGCCAAGGCCAGGCACTCTCTGGTCCCAGGCACGCCCCGCGGAGCACTGTGGGCTGGGCGGGAGCCTGGGGATGTGCCAACAGGCCTGGCCAGGCAAAGCGGCTCCAGCAGTGCACTCCGGCGGGGGCAGACTGACGGGGGCTGGGAacctggctccagccatgggccccCACAGCcgtggggtggggcttgggggcaggggtgagctgtGGGCTCGTCAAAGCAAGTCCAGCTGTCATGCCAGGGGTGGGGGCGCCAGGCAGGGGTGAGCGCTGCCCCCCCCAGGGGTTAGGGGcgccaggcaggggtgagcactgcccccccaggggttaggggagccaggcaggggtgagcgctgccccccccaggggttaggggagccaggcaggggtgagcactgcccccccaggggttaggggagccaggcaggggtgagcgctgccccccccaggggttgggggcgccaggcaggggtgagcactgcccccccaggggttaggggagccaggcaggggtgagcgctgccccccccaggggttaggggagccaggcaggggtgagcactgcccccccaggggttaggggagccaggcaggggtgagcactgCCCCCCAGGGGTTAGAGGcgccaggcaggggtgagcactgcccccccaggggttgggggtgccaggcaggggtgagcactgCCCCCCAGGGGTTAGAGGcgccaggcaggggtgagcactgcccccccaggggttaggggagccaggcaggggtgagcgctgccccccaggggttgggggtgccaggcaggggtgagcactgCCCCCCAGGGGTTAGAGGCGCCAGGCAGGGGTGAGCGCTGCccccccaggggttgggggcgccaggcaggggtgagcactgccccccaggggttgggggcgccaggcaggggtgagcgctgccccccaggggttgggggcgccaggcaggggtgagcactgCCCCCCCAGGGGTTAGGGGCGCCAGGCAGGGGTGAGCGCTGccccccaggggttgggggcgccaggcaggggtgagcactgCCCCCCCAGGGGTTAGGGGCGCCAGGCAGGGGTGAGCGCTGCCcccccaggggttgggggtgccaggcaggggtgagcgctgccccccaggggttgggggcgccaggcaggggtgagcactgcccccccaggggttaggggagccaggcaggggtgagcactgccccccccaggggTTAGGGGCACCAGGCAAGGATGAGCACTGccccccaggggttgggggcgccaggcaggggtgagcactgcccccccaggggttgggggcgccaggcaggggtgagcactgccccccaggggttgggggcgCCAGGCAGGGGTGAGCGCTGCCCCCCCCAGGGGTTAGGGGCGCCAGGCAGGGGTGAGCGCTGccccccaggggttgggggcgccaggcaggggtgagcgctgcccccccaggggttgggggcgCCAGGCAGGGGTGAGCGCTGCCCCCCAGGGGTTGGAGGCGCCAGGCAGGGGTGAGCGCTGCccccccaggggttgggggcgccaggcaggggtgagcactgcccccccaggggttgggggcaccaggcaggggtgagcgctgccccccccaggggttgggggcaccaggcaggggtgagcactgcccccccaggggttgggggcaccaggcaggggtgagcgctgccccccccaggggttgggggcaccaggcaggggtgagcgctgccccccccaggggttgggggcgccaggcaggggtgagcgctgcccccccaggggttgggggcgccaggcaggggtgagcgctgccccccaggggttgggggcgccaggcaggggtgagcgctgccccccaggggttgggggcgccaggcaggggtgagcactgcccccccaggggttgggggcgccaggcaggggtgagcactgccccccaggggttgggggcgccaggcaggggtgagcactgccccccaggggttgggggcgccaggcaggggtgagcgctgccccccaggggttgggggcgccaggcaggggtgagcactgcccccccaggggttgggggcgccaggcaggggtgagcgctgcccccccaggggttgggggcgccaggcaggggtgagcgctgccccccaggggttgggggcgccaggcaggggtgagcgctgccccccaggggttgggggtgccaggcaggggtgagcactgccccccaggggttaggggagccaggcaggggtgagcgctgccccccaggggttgggggcgccaggcaggggtgagcgctgccccccaggggttgggggcgccaggcaggggtgagcatGGGCTGTGTGACGGAGACAGGGCCGGTGCAGGCACAGCCTCGGTTGCCTGGGAGCTGGGCGTGTGGGCTCTGTACCTGGTCCAGGGGCGGCAGGGCTCGGTGAAGGAGGTGGTGTTGGAGAAGGTGCCCCACTTACACGCCGCGCAGACTGTGTTCAAGCGGCTGCTGGCTGGAATGGAGCAAAGTAGGAGACGGCAggttgggggaaggcagggcagttTGCAGGCACCTCAGCTCCCAAAGCCTTTGGGCCactgcagaagggctggggcagctgagtGACTTCAGTCTGACCCCGTCTCCCCAGGAAGCACTGGTTGCCCCTCACTAGGGCCAGGACCTGGCGCACCTTGGAGGGAA includes:
- the CD40 gene encoding tumor necrosis factor receptor superfamily member 5 isoform X2, producing MPGCLLCLLGCLLCHGVSSGTLNCSANQYEHKGMCCKLCEPGHKLKSECTEQSESSCQACEAGHFQHLWTKERHCIHHTYCDPNAGLVVRSPGNATSNVLCECKEGMYCSGSDCQTCLSISPCRPGEGVTQKASSRLNTVCAACKWGTFSNTTSFTEPCRPWTSCEALGLVLKANGTNVSDATCEPRRSRPLGLGLGLIPIAITVACLVGLSLICCRKGCWISTQKPPEPVEVVLVPPPKQGCEEHDERQDFPVQETLLGRQPVAQEDGKESRISEQERL
- the CD40 gene encoding tumor necrosis factor receptor superfamily member 5 isoform X4; the protein is MCCKLCEPGHKLKSECTEQSESSCQACEAGHFQHLWTKERHCIHHTYCDPNAGLVVRSPGNATSNVLCECKEGMYCSGSDCQTCLSISPCRPGEGVTQKASSRLNTVCAACKWGTFSNTTSFTEPCRPWTSCEALGLVLKANGTNVSDATCEPRRSRPLGLGLGLIPIAITVACLVGLSLICCRKGCWISTQKGLQPPEPVEVVLVPPPKQGCEEHDERQDFPVQETLLGRQPVAQEDGKESRISEQERL
- the CD40 gene encoding tumor necrosis factor receptor superfamily member 5 isoform X1, translated to MPGCLLCLLGCLLCHGVSSGTLNCSANQYEHKGMCCKLCEPGHKLKSECTEQSESSCQACEAGHFQHLWTKERHCIHHTYCDPNAGLVVRSPGNATSNVLCECKEGMYCSGSDCQTCLSISPCRPGEGVTQKASSRLNTVCAACKWGTFSNTTSFTEPCRPWTSCEALGLVLKANGTNVSDATCEPRRSRPLGLGLGLIPIAITVACLVGLSLICCRKGCWISTQKGLQPPEPVEVVLVPPPKQGCEEHDERQDFPVQETLLGRQPVAQEDGKESRISEQERL